GGCGAAAGCCGCTTCTCTTATTTCATAAAAACGTTGCTCAGCCATTTCTTCATAAGCCGTATATTCAATTGCAGCTACGGTTTTTCCATCAATAACATCAGCACGAACCTGACCTAAAAAAATATTATGGGCACCAATGGTCGTTTTACTTTGATGTTTTGCAATTGAATTTCCTATGAAATCTGATGTTATCTGTCCTTGAATGAAGGAACTTTTCTTTGGTTTATCTGTTGACATAGTTACTATATTTATTCACATTCCTACCTACTTCAAAGGATTGGGAACCGAGTCTTGAAAATTTCAAGTTAATTATTATTCTTTTTTTATTGTAATTGGTTTTTCAAAGATTCAACACCTTTTCCCAAATGAAAAACCCCTACAAATCCTGATTTTTTGAGGTAATTCAAAGCGACTTGACTGCGCTGACCTGTTTGACAAAACAAAACAATCTCTTGATTTTTATCTAATTTTTTACTGTATTCTTCTAATTCACTCAACGGAATCTGAACTACATTTTCACCTTTAAATTCTGGAATTTCATTCAATTCCCGAACATCGATAACAACTATTCCCAACTGATTGCATTTTTCTAAAAACGCTTCGGGAGTTAGACTTTCGTTTGTTTTTTTTTTATTCAAAAGTTGGCTTCCGTTTATGAATCCTTTTTCAACCGCTTTTGCATTTTTGGAAAAATCAATGATTTGTGTTTGAAAATGCAATCCATCATATACCAATAACTTTCCAGACAACACTGTTCCTATTTCCAAAATAATTTTGAGTACTTCAGTAGCTTGAAGGGCTCCGAGCGTATTCGGCAAAACACCTAAAACACCTGACACCGCACAATTTGGAATCGCATTCAAATTCTCTGTTTCGGGAAATAAGCAGCGGTATGTAGGTCCATTTTTATAATTAAATACAGAAACCTGTCCTTCAAACTTATGAATCGAGGCGTAAACTACTGGTATTCTTTTGGCGACTGCCACATCATTAATTAAATATCGTGCTGCAATCGTATCGGTACAATCTACTATGATTTGGTAATCCTGAACTATTTCTAAAGCATTTTCTTGCTCAAAAAACTCCGAGAAAAAAGCCACTTTTACTTCTGGATTCTGTTTAGAAATCGCTTGAGCAGCAGTAGCCGCTTTCTCCTTTCCGCAATCTTGCAAAGTGTATAACAATTGACGATGCAAATTCGTTTCATCTACCAAATCGCCATCAACAATCCCGATAGAACCAACTCCAGCAGCAGCCAAGTTTTGTAAAACTGGACAGCCCAAACCGCCTGCGCCAATTACCAAAACACGAGCATTCTGCAATTTTTGCTGGCCTAATATACCTATTTCGGCAAGAGCTATTTGTCTCGAATAACGATTCATCTTCATTTAATTTTATCCGCCCGCAAAAGGAGGAAGAAAAGCAATTACATCTTGATCTTTAATTGTATAATCCAAGCTACACATGGATTGATTTACCGCAATGTTATAATTCGCATTTTTTAATTCCTCGTAAGCAGCTTCCATTTTTGATTTCAAAAAAGTAAGGGAAATTTTACTCTCTTCTAGCAGAAAGAATTCCTCTTTTTTTTGAGTAATATCAACTAGAGAACCAAAATATTTAAGGGTTACAGTCATTATTATTATCGTATTTTTTTATAATCTTCTTCTGTGTTGATGTTTTGTACTTGTTTGCTCCATTTACTTGGAACTTCTAATGTTTGATGATTCACTTCAGCAATTACATCGCGTAATTTTAATTGATTTCCAGCCAAATGTTCTCCCAAAAGAATTCGTATCGAACGATCATACACTGCAATCAAAGGACTTGCTTTGTCCTGAACTTGAACCTGTGTCACCATAAAAGAATCCTCATGTTTAGCAACCAACCATTGCAATAATTCAGTTGAAACCAAAGGCACATCCACACTCAACACCAAATTAAACTTAGTTTTTGACTGTTTCAAAGCCGTATACAAACCTCCAACAGGACCTTTGTCAGCAATCATATCTTCTATGCGATTGTATCCTAATGCATCATAATCTGCATTGGATGAAACCAGAACAATATTATCTCCAACAATTGGTTTTAAAGCCTCATAAATATGAGTTACAAAAGGCTTCCCTTTTAAGAGCAACAAACCTTTATCGGTTCCCATGCGTTGGCTTTTTCCGCCTGCTAAAATGATTCCTGTCAAATTTTCCATTATGCCGTAGTATATAATTTAAGAATAGCTATTCCAATGACTCCCGACAAAACATAACGCAAAGCCTTCGAATTAAATTTTGTACTTCCGTAATAAGCCCCAAACAATCCACCGATAAAAACAACACCTACTAAAAGCCATGATGATTCAGGCAAAGTACCACCTTGAGAAACAAAACCAAAAAGTCCCGATATGGAGTTCACTAAAATAAACAAAGCGGAAACTGCCGCAGTTTGTTTCATTGTAGCCCAACCGAACAACAGTAAAACAGGGCTTAAAATAATACCTCCACCAATGCCCAACAAACCCGATAAAAATCCTATCAAAGCTCCAAATCCTAATGCTAATGGTAAGTTAATGGCTTTAATTGTATTTTTTTCTTTACCAAAAATGCCTAACAACCGCATCACTGCAAAAACTAAAACTGTAGCTAAAATAATTTTATAATAGAAAGCATCAATTTTTAGATAACCCCCTAAAAATGAAAACGGAATTGAACTTAACGCAAAAGGATAAAACAAATTCCACTTGAAGTTTTTCTCTCTATAATAAAAATAAAAAGAAACAGCCGAAACTAAAATATTAAGTACCAAAGCCGTAGGTTTCATAAACGTCATCGGAAACGAAAAAGCACTCATTAAGGCTAAATATCCACTTGCTCCACCATGCCCAACACTAGCGTACAAAAACGCAACTATGGGTAACAATAATAATAACAAAGGGGTATTTAATAAATCAGCTATAGTCATAGTTTGTGTTTTTTTAATTCAATATCTAAAAACTCCCAACAAGCAACATTAATTGCCTCAAAAGATGCAATGAGCTGTTTTCCGTAAGGAGTTAAAACTGTTCCTCCGCCTTTATTTCCGCCCACTTGGGTTTCAATCAACGGCATTTCAGAAGCTTTATTAGAAGCATCTACTAGCTTCCAGGCTTTCTGATAGGATATATTCATTGCCTTGGCCGCCTTATTGAGCGAACCCATTTCGGCAATCAATTTCAACAATTGAATACGGCCTTCACTAATTAGGATGCCTTCCTCAGTTTCAATCCAGATTTTGCTTTTGATTTTCAATAAAAAAATGTTTCGTTATACTTTTACAAATATAACGAAAATGATTTTGACGTAAAAGAGAAAAAAATATTTTTTGCGGTATCGATTTCGTGAAACTAATCAATCTAAATACTTGAAGAATTTAACAAATAAATAATGTAAGATATATTTTATATATTTGAAAGAAAACTAGTAATCAATTGCTTAACTAATGAAGAATCTATTTTTATTATTATTTTTTATTTTGGTACAAAATATTTATTCACAGAATATAATTTTAAAACAATCATATGAAGTCTCTTTTTGCGGAAGACCTCAAACCGTAAAATTAATTGAATATCAAAATGGGAAAGTGGAGGGATTTTTAAAAACAGAACTTACAAAAGAGAAATCAATTGGGAAAGAAAAACAAATATTTAAAAAATTGAGTATTAGTGATACACTTGCAAAAAAAATAATTGAAAGTTTAAAAAATGCAGGAATTGAATCCCTAAAAGAATGCAATGAAGATATTGAATGCAAAGAACAAGGTTTTCTTGACGGAGACATTATAGCTTTTAAAATCCAAACTAATGAAAATATCAAAATTTTTAATTTTTCAGAAATATATCCTGAATCACAGACTAATGGAAAACTGGAAGCAATTAAAGTAAGAAGAAAAGCTCAAATTTTAGCTACAATTATTGATAAAGAAATCGATTTGAAAAAACAATTTTCATCATTAATTAAGAGCCTAAGATCTGGGACATATTGTTATTGGTCAGGTATTACAAAAGTTTGCATCAAACACAAATTACAATTAGAATAAAATATCTAAAAGTGATTTTTATAAATAACCAACTTTAAAAAGTTTGAATTTGGCTTCAATTACAACAAATACACATCGACTGAATCGCCTTGCTTCAATTCATAACTTCCGTTAGGAACAAAAACCAAACCATTAGCTACCGAGAAAGAATTCAACATTGATGAAGCCTGATGCGATAAGATGATTGCTTCACCGTTTATAATATGTGATTTCAAAAATTGAGAACGTGTATTATGCACTTTATAATCATGCGCTATTGCAATTGATTTTGCTTGATTATAATTAGTCGCTTTTCCGGAAAGTATGGAAAGCGTAGGCAAAACATATACATAAAAACAAGTCAACGCAGCTGCCGGATTACCTGGTAATGCAAAAACCATTTTGTCTTTTAATTTACCTGCAAAAAGTGGTTTTCCAGGTTTTTGATTCACTTTATAAAAAAGCGTTTCAACTTCCAGTTCCTTTAAGGCTGCAGCAACAAAATCATAATCACCTACCGAAATTCCTCCCGAAACCAAAACTACATCATTTTCCAAGAAAGCTTCTTGGAGTTTATTTCTTGTGTTTTCATAATTATCATTAACTTCATACAAATTAACAGCCTCAAAATAAGCTTCATTCAAAGCAGATTCTAACATAATCCCATTACTTTCATAAACTTTTCCGTACTCCAAAGGGGAACCTGGTTTAACGAGTTCATTTCCTGTTACAAGAATCCCAACACGCGGTTTTTGAAAGACTTTTACCGAAGTAAAACCAAGGCCTGCCAAGAACCCAATAGCAGCAGCATTAAGCAAAGTTCCTTTTTCGAGAGCCAATTCAGCTGTTGCAATTTGTTCTCCAATTGGTCTTACATTAGTTCCGGCTTGAACTGCTTCTTCTAGTACTAATTGATTTTCATTTACACTCACTTTTTCAATCTGAATCACGGCTTGTGCGGTATCTGGAACAGCAGCTCCAGTGAAAATTTTAATAGCTTGACCCGGTAATAAAACTACTTGATGCGTATCACCCGCTTTGATTTCTCCAATAATCTCATAGACTAATGCATCATGCAAACACAAAGCAAAACCATCCATTGCGGATTGACGAAACGGCGGCATATTTATAGGCGACAAAAGGGTTTGTGCCAAAACATGTTTCCGTGCTTGGAGTAGTGAATACTCAATTTCTTGCGGAGCTGGCAAATTATTTTTTAGTATCGAAAAGGCGTCTTGAACGGAAACCATATGCTGTGTTTTTTAGTAGATTTCAAAAATACGACTCCCATTTGATTAATTCCTTTTTCTTCCAAAAAAATATTATTCACCATTCTTAAATAAAATTATCATGCTATTTAACAGGAAATATTTTCTGCTAATCGATTCCAAATGTTAATTAAAATAAAAGTTGTTTTTTGCATACAATAAAATACTAATTTTACGTTACAAAATAATATAAAACATTAAAATTCAAGCATATGAAAAAAAATATTTTCGTTGCTCTTTCCATTGGACTGTTCCTATTTTCTCTTAAAATTTCTTCAAAAAGTATAAAAAAAGAACCTTCTGCATTTACTGTTTTAACGGATTCAATTGAACAAAAACTCTTGAATAGGGTGAGTATTATTAAGCAATTAGTAAGTACAAACTCCAAATACAATAAGGAAATTGTTTTTTTGATTGACATGAAAATTATGTCTGGGAAAAATAGATTTTTTGTTTATGATTTAAAAAACAACAAAGTTATTGATCAAGGATTAGTGGCACATGGAGTTGGATCTGGCATGAGCATTGGTAATCTAAAATTCAGTAATCTACCCAATTCTTATTGTACATCTTTAGGTAAATACTCCATTGGT
Above is a window of Flavobacterium sp. 123 DNA encoding:
- a CDS encoding HesA/MoeB/ThiF family protein, whose amino-acid sequence is MNRYSRQIALAEIGILGQQKLQNARVLVIGAGGLGCPVLQNLAAAGVGSIGIVDGDLVDETNLHRQLLYTLQDCGKEKAATAAQAISKQNPEVKVAFFSEFFEQENALEIVQDYQIIVDCTDTIAARYLINDVAVAKRIPVVYASIHKFEGQVSVFNYKNGPTYRCLFPETENLNAIPNCAVSGVLGVLPNTLGALQATEVLKIILEIGTVLSGKLLVYDGLHFQTQIIDFSKNAKAVEKGFINGSQLLNKKKTNESLTPEAFLEKCNQLGIVVIDVRELNEIPEFKGENVVQIPLSELEEYSKKLDKNQEIVLFCQTGQRSQVALNYLKKSGFVGVFHLGKGVESLKNQLQ
- a CDS encoding sulfite exporter TauE/SafE family protein → MTIADLLNTPLLLLLLPIVAFLYASVGHGGASGYLALMSAFSFPMTFMKPTALVLNILVSAVSFYFYYREKNFKWNLFYPFALSSIPFSFLGGYLKIDAFYYKIILATVLVFAVMRLLGIFGKEKNTIKAINLPLALGFGALIGFLSGLLGIGGGIILSPVLLLFGWATMKQTAAVSALFILVNSISGLFGFVSQGGTLPESSWLLVGVVFIGGLFGAYYGSTKFNSKALRYVLSGVIGIAILKLYTTA
- a CDS encoding winged helix-turn-helix domain-containing protein, which gives rise to MKIKSKIWIETEEGILISEGRIQLLKLIAEMGSLNKAAKAMNISYQKAWKLVDASNKASEMPLIETQVGGNKGGGTVLTPYGKQLIASFEAINVACWEFLDIELKKHKL
- a CDS encoding molybdenum cofactor guanylyltransferase, with the protein product MENLTGIILAGGKSQRMGTDKGLLLLKGKPFVTHIYEALKPIVGDNIVLVSSNADYDALGYNRIEDMIADKGPVGGLYTALKQSKTKFNLVLSVDVPLVSTELLQWLVAKHEDSFMVTQVQVQDKASPLIAVYDRSIRILLGEHLAGNQLKLRDVIAEVNHQTLEVPSKWSKQVQNINTEEDYKKIR
- a CDS encoding molybdenum cofactor biosynthesis protein MoaE, whose protein sequence is MSTDKPKKSSFIQGQITSDFIGNSIAKHQSKTTIGAHNIFLGQVRADVIDGKTVAAIEYTAYEEMAEQRFYEIREAAFAKYELSCLHIYHSLGIVKTGEICLFVFVSAPRRKVVYEALEFLVEEIKEKAPVFGKEIMDDESYTWKKNT
- a CDS encoding MoaD/ThiS family protein, which translates into the protein MTVTLKYFGSLVDITQKKEEFFLLEESKISLTFLKSKMEAAYEELKNANYNIAVNQSMCSLDYTIKDQDVIAFLPPFAGG
- a CDS encoding murein L,D-transpeptidase catalytic domain-containing protein, coding for MKKNIFVALSIGLFLFSLKISSKSIKKEPSAFTVLTDSIEQKLLNRVSIIKQLVSTNSKYNKEIVFLIDMKIMSGKNRFFVYDLKNNKVIDQGLVAHGVGSGMSIGNLKFSNLPNSYCTSLGKYSIGSSYNGQYGKSYKLFGLDKTNNNAISRNIVLHKYDKIPYDEQNIPICNSLGCPMINETYYKRIEKIIDSSKSPIILGIYY
- the glp gene encoding gephyrin-like molybdotransferase Glp, producing the protein MVSVQDAFSILKNNLPAPQEIEYSLLQARKHVLAQTLLSPINMPPFRQSAMDGFALCLHDALVYEIIGEIKAGDTHQVVLLPGQAIKIFTGAAVPDTAQAVIQIEKVSVNENQLVLEEAVQAGTNVRPIGEQIATAELALEKGTLLNAAAIGFLAGLGFTSVKVFQKPRVGILVTGNELVKPGSPLEYGKVYESNGIMLESALNEAYFEAVNLYEVNDNYENTRNKLQEAFLENDVVLVSGGISVGDYDFVAAALKELEVETLFYKVNQKPGKPLFAGKLKDKMVFALPGNPAAALTCFYVYVLPTLSILSGKATNYNQAKSIAIAHDYKVHNTRSQFLKSHIINGEAIILSHQASSMLNSFSVANGLVFVPNGSYELKQGDSVDVYLL